GATCCGCACCACGGCGAGCGAGTCCCCGCCGAGCGCGAACAGGTCGTCCTGTTCGCCGATCCCGTCCCGGCCGAGCACCTCGCCCCACAAGGCGCGCAACTCCGTGACCGGACCGGGCAGTTCGGCTCGCCGGGGGCCCGGGGTGCGGGGCCCGGGCGGGGCGGCCGCGTTCGGGGCGGCGGCCGACCGCCACGGCTCGGCGGTCCGGACGGTGCTCAGCGCGGCGTCCGGCCGTTCGGAGAGCAGCGTCAGCAACTCGACCAGGGCGTCCGCGAACCCCGCCACCGCCGACCGGGCGAACCGGTCGCACGGGTAGGTCAGCACCAGTTCCGCCAGCTCCGGGCCCACGCCCGCCGCCAGCACCAGGTCGTACCCGGTGGCGTCGACCTCCTGCCCCCACGGCGCGGAGTCCAGGCCCGGGCCCCAGCCCGACTCCGGGCCGCCCGCCACCGCGACGCCGTCCGCGCGCTCCACGAACAGCACCTGGAACAGCGGATGCACGCCCGGCGCACGGCGCGGGGCCGCCGCCGAGACGATCCGGTCGAACGGCGCGGCCTGCGCCAGCCCCGCCGCCAGGGCCTCCCGCACCCGGGGCGCGAACGCCCGGAAGGCCGGATCGTCCGCCAGCGACACCCGCAGCGGCAGCAGCTCGGTGAAACAGCCCACCACGGCGTCCAGTTCGGGATGCGGGCGGCCGCCCGACACCACGCCCACGGTGACCTCCCGACGGCCCGCGCAGCGCGCCAGCAGCACCAGGAACCCGGCCAGCAGCACCGTGTGCCCGGTCAGCCGGGCCCCCTCGCCGACCGGCCGCAGCCGCTCCACCACGCCGGCCGGGAACCGCACCGCGACGGTCGCCGCCCGCCGCCCCGGCCGCGCGCCGGGCTGCGGACGGTCGAGGCCGAGCTCCAGCACCGGCGGCGCGCCGTCCAGCAGGTGCCGCCAGTAGGCCAGCCGCTCGGGCAGCACCCGGTCCAGGCGCTCCCGCGACCAGACCGCGTAGTCCGCGTACTGCGGCCCGTCACCTGCGGGGCCGCGGCCTGCGCGCTCGTGGCCCGCGGGGCCGTCGGCGGCGGTCGCCGGGCCGGTGCGGTACGCCGTCGCGAGCTCGGCGGTCAGCAGGCCGACCGAGCGGGCGTCCGCCGCGATGTGGTGGCACACCAGCAGCAGCCGGTGCCGGTCCGGAGCCAGCCGCAGCACGGTCAGCCGCAGCAGCGGCCCGACCGCCAGGTCGAACGGGTGGCTGCCGGCCTCCACGGCGAGCGCGGCCGCCAACGGCTCGCGCTCCGACTCCGGCGCGTACGCCAGGTCCAGCACGTCCAGCAGCCCGGCGGCCTGACGGTCCGTCATCGGCCGCTCGGGGAGCAGCTGGACCGGCTCGCCGTCGACCTCCGCGTAACGGGTCCGCAGCACCGGGTGCCGGTCGACCACCGCCGCCAGCGCGGCCGCCAGCCGGTCCAGGTCCAGCGGTCCGTCCAGCGCCAGCCCCGCCGTCACCGGCGGTGCGGCGGACGGCCCGCCGATCCGGTCCGCCAGCCAGACCCGGCGCTGCTCGGCGGAACAGGCCACCGGGCGCCCGTCCCTGGGCAGCCGCCGCACGCCCCGGCCGGTCGCGGCCTGCCGGCGGGCCGCCAGCAGCCGGGCAGCCAGCACCCGGCGGTCGGGGGCGCTCACAGCTCCTCCCCGGCCAGCCGGCGCGGAGCCTCCAGCAGTGCCTTCACGCCCGTCAGCAGGGCCACCACCTGACGACCGTTCAGCAGCCGGTGGTCGAACGCCGCACCCAGGTGCACCAGGCTGCGCACCCGGAACCCGGTGCCGTCCGGGTCGGGCAGCACGGCGGTGCGCGGCGCCGCCAGCGACAGCGCGCACGCCTGCCCGGGGAACACCACCGGCAGCGCCAGCGCCACGCCCGGATCGGTGTGCAGGGTCAGCGTGATGTTCGCGCCCTGCAGCTCCCGGTCGCGGAACGCGCCGCGCAGCGCCGCCATCCGGTACCGCATCAGGGCCCGCGACAGCTCGCCCAGGGTGGACCGGTCGGCGTCGTGCAGGACCGGCACGAACAGGCCCGCTCCCAGGTCGAAGGTCACCCCGATGTGCGCGCCGGGCAGCAGCCGGCTGCCGGTGCCGTCCGCGGTCAGGGACGCGAAACAGGCCGGGTCGCTCTCCCGGCGGGTGGCCAGCGCGGCCAGGGTCAGTTCCGCCAGGCCGACCAGGGTGCCGGCCGCGGCCGCGAGGTCGCGCCCGGCGGCGAGCGCCTCGGTGACGTCGACCTCCACGGCGGTGAACGCCGCGGGCACCTCGCGGTGCGAGGCCGTAACGGTCGCCGCCACCGCCCGCTGATTGCGCGTCAGCGGGGTCGTCACCGTCCCCGGCGGGTCGTCCTGCGCCGGGGTGCTCCGGGCCGGGTTGCCGTGGGCGGGGTTGCCGTGTGTCGGGCCGCCCTGAACCGAGTTGTCCTGCGTGGGGGCGCTGTGTGGGGGCTTGTCCTGCGGAGGGTCGGTCTGCGGAGTGTCGCCGGTGGCGGGCCCGGCCGTGCGGGTCGCGGCCAGGCGGTCCACCTCCGCGCGGCGGACCACCGGCACGTCCAGCGCCAGCGCCTCCGCCTCGGGGATGCCCAGCTCGGCGAGCCGGGCCCGGGCCGGGCCGGTCAGGACCGGGCCCGTGCTGCCCGGGGAGGTCGGCGCGGGGCCCCCGCCGGCCGGAGCGGCGCCCGGCCCGGCGCCCTCCCGCTCGACGGGCGCCCCGCGCCGGGCCGCGTCCAGTGACGCGGCGTCAGGGTGCAGCCGGGCGAGCAGCGTACCCGGGGCGCACTCGCGGCCCGCCGGGACCAGCAGCTCGGCCAGGCCGCCGCACGGCGCGGCCAGCTCCTCGACCGCCTTCGAGGTCTCCACCTCCAGCAGCGGCTCGCCCTCGGCGACCTTGCCGCCGTCCGGCACCAGCCACCCCAGCAGGGTGTACGACGCGTCGTTGGTGTTGACCTTCGGCATCCGGTACTCGGTCACCGTCACCGCTCCTCCCCGTGCTCCACCAGCGCGCGGACCGCCCGCCGGATGTCCTCGTCCCGGACGAAGACCTCGTCCTCCAGGTGCGGCGCCGCCGGAACCGGCCGGTCCGCCGCCGTCAGCACCCGCACCGGCGCCCGCAGCACCGACCACAGCCGGGTGTGCAGCGCCTGCGCGACCTCCGTGCCCCAGCCCGCGCCGGGCGTGCCGTCCTCCACCACGACCACCGCCGGGGCGTCCCCGCACAACTCCGCCAGCCGGTCCGCGTCCAGCGGGAACAGCCGGGCCGGGACCAGCAGGCGCACGCACAGCTCGTCCTCCAGCAGCAGCGTCCGCAGGGCCGCCACCGCCCGCCCGGACAGCCCGCCCGGGGCGATCACCACCGCGTCCGGCCGCTCCACGCCCGGCGGGCCGACCACCGCCGGACCGGTCGCCGAGCCGTCCAGCCGGAACCGCAGCACCTCGTCCACCACGCCGCCGTTGAACCGGCGCTCGGTGTACAGCACCTTGTCCTCGAACAGCACCGACGGGGTGCCGGTGGACAGCGCGTGCCGGAGCAGCGGCACCGCGTCGTGGAACGGGCTCAGCTCGTACAGGTCGAGGTCCGGGACCCCCATCAGGTGCTTCTGCGGGCTCTGGCTGTGGGTCGCCCCGTAGCCGCGCCGCCCGCCCACCGGGCAGCGCACCAGCAGCGGCACCGGCACCCGGCGGCCGTACATCGCCACCGACTTGGCGGCGAAGTTGACCAGCTGGTCGAAGGCCAGCGTGACGAAGTCGCCGAACATCATCTCGACCACCGCGCGGTCCCCCGACAGCGCCAGGCCCGCGCCCACACCGGTGATCGCGCCCTCGCTGAGCGGCGTGGACCGCACCCGGTCGCCGAACCGGGTCGACAGCCCGCGGGTCACCTTGAACGCGCCGCCGTACGGGTCCGACACGTCCTCGCCCAGCAGGTGCACCGACTCGTCGGCGGCCAGCAGCGCGTGCAGCGCCCGGTTCAGGTTCTCCGCCACCCGCTCGGGCGC
The DNA window shown above is from Streptomyces sp. TLI_171 and carries:
- a CDS encoding alpha-ketoacid dehydrogenase subunit alpha/beta, giving the protein MLNSPSRPAPAVDRVPDGPTDEDLAALLLIRHVELALLRLFGEGLVSGTTHTCLGQEYVPVALAPLLRAEDMVFSNHRGHGHYLALTGDAAGLLAEVMGRQGAVCGGTGGSQHVFAGNFLSTGVQGESLPVAVGAALRRARDGAGALALAFIGDGTWGEGAVYEALNLAALWRLPLVVVVEHNGIAQSTPTDRQLAGTVRDRAAAFGVAHHFSASTDVPELRSELAPLLARVRAGGGPLVVELDVPRLGPHSKGDDTRSAAELTALRERDWYRRRAGASEQRFAARDAEQAALVEALVAEVTGRGPSDGRAAVAGPPPRRPVPEPPAEAAAEPPAPERVAENLNRALHALLAADESVHLLGEDVSDPYGGAFKVTRGLSTRFGDRVRSTPLSEGAITGVGAGLALSGDRAVVEMMFGDFVTLAFDQLVNFAAKSVAMYGRRVPVPLLVRCPVGGRRGYGATHSQSPQKHLMGVPDLDLYELSPFHDAVPLLRHALSTGTPSVLFEDKVLYTERRFNGGVVDEVLRFRLDGSATGPAVVGPPGVERPDAVVIAPGGLSGRAVAALRTLLLEDELCVRLLVPARLFPLDADRLAELCGDAPAVVVVEDGTPGAGWGTEVAQALHTRLWSVLRAPVRVLTAADRPVPAAPHLEDEVFVRDEDIRRAVRALVEHGEER
- a CDS encoding 2-oxo acid dehydrogenase subunit E2, whose translation is MTEYRMPKVNTNDASYTLLGWLVPDGGKVAEGEPLLEVETSKAVEELAAPCGGLAELLVPAGRECAPGTLLARLHPDAASLDAARRGAPVEREGAGPGAAPAGGGPAPTSPGSTGPVLTGPARARLAELGIPEAEALALDVPVVRRAEVDRLAATRTAGPATGDTPQTDPPQDKPPHSAPTQDNSVQGGPTHGNPAHGNPARSTPAQDDPPGTVTTPLTRNQRAVAATVTASHREVPAAFTAVEVDVTEALAAGRDLAAAAGTLVGLAELTLAALATRRESDPACFASLTADGTGSRLLPGAHIGVTFDLGAGLFVPVLHDADRSTLGELSRALMRYRMAALRGAFRDRELQGANITLTLHTDPGVALALPVVFPGQACALSLAAPRTAVLPDPDGTGFRVRSLVHLGAAFDHRLLNGRQVVALLTGVKALLEAPRRLAGEEL
- a CDS encoding condensation domain-containing protein translates to MSAPDRRVLAARLLAARRQAATGRGVRRLPRDGRPVACSAEQRRVWLADRIGGPSAAPPVTAGLALDGPLDLDRLAAALAAVVDRHPVLRTRYAEVDGEPVQLLPERPMTDRQAAGLLDVLDLAYAPESEREPLAAALAVEAGSHPFDLAVGPLLRLTVLRLAPDRHRLLLVCHHIAADARSVGLLTAELATAYRTGPATAADGPAGHERAGRGPAGDGPQYADYAVWSRERLDRVLPERLAYWRHLLDGAPPVLELGLDRPQPGARPGRRAATVAVRFPAGVVERLRPVGEGARLTGHTVLLAGFLVLLARCAGRREVTVGVVSGGRPHPELDAVVGCFTELLPLRVSLADDPAFRAFAPRVREALAAGLAQAAPFDRIVSAAAPRRAPGVHPLFQVLFVERADGVAVAGGPESGWGPGLDSAPWGQEVDATGYDLVLAAGVGPELAELVLTYPCDRFARSAVAGFADALVELLTLLSERPDAALSTVRTAEPWRSAAAPNAAAPPGPRTPGPRRAELPGPVTELRALWGEVLGRDGIGEQDDLFALGGDSLAVVRIAARITEQFGVDVPASAFFDSPTPAGFGAVLARLTEEHQHV